One window from the genome of Mucilaginibacter ginsenosidivorans encodes:
- a CDS encoding HU domain-containing protein, whose translation MDLAIYINELLGLQGEVNVPGIGVFSQKRVNGYYNEADGKFYPPHHEIVFDPEPTEDSGLADYISQKKNISPASAKYFIEKYAAGIQQEASSQSATITGLGILFYEYSTLTFKADKNVQANDPAFYGLAPVEPYKATEAAVVEDEPLTQDAAPVDEQAEEIPAAVETPVWEGPAEEEVSDINTDEEQTGYEYVEEEPRSSGRKWVVILLVIMVLLLAFGVSYQYKPEWFGKKRPVDTTIIINGPPPAPVKKQDTVKSAAPRDTTATTAVVDTFAIRHYDILGGAFKSLPKVNEALKNYASLGLKPRLLKHALRNYYKITLGTYFNKADAQRAHDSILNITGINKKFIYIQPYIPKKK comes from the coding sequence ATGGATTTAGCCATTTATATAAACGAATTACTGGGCTTGCAAGGCGAGGTAAATGTGCCGGGGATAGGAGTTTTTTCCCAAAAGCGCGTTAATGGCTACTACAATGAGGCGGATGGTAAATTTTATCCCCCGCATCACGAGATAGTCTTCGATCCTGAACCGACTGAAGACAGTGGTCTGGCCGATTATATTTCGCAGAAAAAAAACATTTCGCCTGCATCGGCTAAGTATTTTATCGAAAAATATGCGGCAGGTATTCAGCAGGAAGCCTCGTCACAAAGTGCAACTATCACCGGCCTTGGCATATTGTTTTATGAATATTCGACGTTAACCTTTAAAGCCGATAAAAATGTGCAGGCTAATGACCCTGCATTTTATGGGCTTGCGCCGGTTGAGCCTTACAAGGCGACCGAAGCGGCTGTAGTGGAAGACGAGCCTTTAACGCAGGACGCAGCGCCGGTTGATGAGCAGGCGGAAGAGATCCCGGCTGCTGTTGAAACGCCGGTGTGGGAAGGACCGGCTGAGGAAGAGGTTTCGGATATCAACACAGATGAAGAGCAAACTGGTTATGAATATGTGGAGGAGGAACCCAGGAGCAGCGGAAGGAAATGGGTAGTGATATTGCTGGTGATCATGGTGCTGCTGCTGGCGTTTGGTGTCAGCTATCAATATAAGCCTGAATGGTTTGGCAAGAAACGACCGGTTGATACTACCATTATTATCAATGGCCCACCGCCGGCGCCGGTAAAAAAACAGGATACGGTTAAAAGCGCCGCGCCACGGGATACGACGGCGACAACTGCAGTTGTAGATACATTTGCGATAAGGCACTACGATATATTGGGAGGAGCCTTTAAATCGTTACCTAAAGTTAACGAGGCGTTGAAAAACTATGCAAGTCTTGGGTTGAAGCCGCGCCTGCTGAAACATGCTTTAAGGAACTACTATAAAATTACACTGGGCACCTATTTTAACAAGGCAGATGCTCAAAGGGCGCATGACAGTATTTTAAATATTACCGGGATAAATAAGAAATTCATTTACATACAACCATACATACCAAAGAAAAAATGA
- a CDS encoding alpha/beta fold hydrolase produces MKKQLISLLLALLFTGAAASAMQTDTGKYFTSFDGVKIYYEVKGTGYPVVLVHGFTGTSQGWKRGKLYGDLLDAGYQVIIMDLRGNGRSDKPHTDGAYANNAEAKDIIGLATLLGLKKYDVVGYSRGSIIASSLMIMDKRVNKTVMGGMGDGYTDPEWPRRIHFYKALMGDTSYRETDGLMKWVNSQPFDKLCLALQQKYQPSTSPAQLAQVKKPVLIIRGSEDKENGSEIALKKMIPGAQLAYVPGDHNVAQGTAQFAYAVMQFIK; encoded by the coding sequence ATGAAGAAACAATTGATAAGCCTGCTGCTGGCGTTACTTTTTACCGGTGCGGCTGCATCGGCAATGCAAACCGACACTGGTAAATATTTTACATCGTTTGATGGTGTTAAGATCTATTACGAAGTAAAAGGTACGGGCTACCCGGTGGTGCTGGTGCATGGATTTACAGGTACCAGCCAGGGCTGGAAGAGAGGAAAACTTTATGGCGATCTGCTTGACGCCGGCTACCAGGTTATTATCATGGATCTCCGCGGAAACGGCAGATCGGACAAGCCGCACACGGATGGGGCCTATGCCAATAATGCTGAAGCAAAGGATATAATAGGTTTGGCCACCTTACTTGGCCTTAAGAAATACGACGTGGTGGGTTATTCGAGGGGTTCCATTATCGCCTCGAGCCTGATGATCATGGACAAGCGGGTGAACAAAACGGTAATGGGTGGCATGGGCGATGGTTACACCGACCCGGAATGGCCGCGGCGGATACATTTTTATAAGGCGTTGATGGGGGATACCTCCTACCGGGAGACCGACGGGTTGATGAAGTGGGTTAACAGCCAGCCTTTTGATAAATTGTGCCTTGCTTTGCAGCAAAAGTACCAACCGTCTACCAGCCCGGCGCAGCTGGCCCAGGTGAAAAAACCGGTGCTTATTATACGGGGTAGTGAAGATAAAGAGAACGGTTCTGAAATTGCTTTGAAAAAAATGATACCGGGCGCCCAGCTTGCTTATGTTCCGGGCGATCACAATGTGGCCCAGGGTACCGCCCAGTTTGCTTACGCTGTGATGCAGTTTATCAAATAA
- a CDS encoding extracellular catalytic domain type 1 short-chain-length polyhydroxyalkanoate depolymerase — translation MRAFLLSILMLLYLAAPAQQKNETITVDGIKRKFITYNPPGVNANDKLPVIISLHGRLGTAERQMKFSNFKPISDRDKVIVVCPQGIDRSWNDGRGTPAHDKGINDVKFIDELISYVLKTYNGDAARVYVTGMSNGGFMTSRLACELHNRIAAIAVVAASMDNSESYKPEKPIPVMYIQGTDDPLVPFAGGKMKRGAGGTIYGHEEVLRKWASVDGCDNKPVITNRPPKVNDGTTITKEEYENPSTHIKVIGYTIVNGGHTWPGGSQYLPKMIVGSVTHNLDACEVIWDFFKRNRLAAN, via the coding sequence ATGAGAGCATTTTTATTATCCATTTTGATGCTGCTTTACCTGGCAGCACCGGCACAGCAAAAAAATGAAACCATTACTGTTGATGGGATCAAGCGCAAGTTTATCACCTACAATCCGCCGGGCGTCAATGCAAATGATAAGCTGCCCGTCATCATTTCCCTCCACGGCAGGCTGGGAACGGCCGAACGGCAGATGAAATTTTCCAACTTCAAACCCATATCCGACCGTGATAAAGTGATCGTCGTTTGCCCGCAAGGAATAGATCGCAGCTGGAACGACGGGCGGGGCACACCGGCACACGATAAGGGCATAAACGATGTAAAGTTTATTGATGAACTGATAAGCTATGTACTCAAGACTTACAACGGCGATGCGGCAAGGGTGTACGTAACAGGGATGTCAAACGGCGGGTTCATGACATCGCGGCTGGCATGTGAATTACATAATAGGATAGCGGCAATAGCTGTGGTTGCTGCATCAATGGATAATAGCGAAAGCTACAAGCCGGAAAAACCGATACCTGTAATGTATATACAGGGCACGGACGATCCGCTGGTACCGTTTGCCGGGGGAAAAATGAAAAGGGGCGCCGGCGGCACTATTTACGGGCATGAAGAGGTATTAAGAAAATGGGCTTCGGTAGATGGATGTGATAACAAACCGGTTATTACCAACCGGCCGCCGAAAGTGAACGATGGCACCACCATTACGAAGGAAGAATACGAAAACCCCTCAACCCACATCAAAGTAATAGGTTATACCATTGTGAACGGCGGCCATACCTGGCCGGGCGGATCGCAATACCTGCCGAAAATGATAGTGGGTTCGGTAACCCACAACCTTGATGCGTGCGAAGTGATATGGGATTTTTTTAAGAGGAACAGGTTAGCTGCAAACTAA
- a CDS encoding response regulator, with translation MLKRILVLDDNEDILEVVHEALSYSQFEVKSISECDGLMAILDEFKPDLILLDYRISGTNGGDICRQIKTHPTFGNLPVIIFSAYINHDDEILAYGCDAVINKPFDLIELIAKVNELVY, from the coding sequence ATGTTGAAACGTATACTTGTCCTTGATGATAATGAGGACATCCTTGAGGTTGTCCACGAGGCTTTGTCTTATTCGCAATTCGAAGTAAAAAGCATTTCGGAGTGTGACGGGCTTATGGCCATACTGGACGAGTTCAAACCCGACCTTATATTGCTCGATTACCGCATCTCGGGAACCAACGGCGGCGATATTTGCCGTCAAATTAAAACCCACCCCACGTTCGGCAACCTGCCGGTGATCATTTTTTCGGCCTATATCAACCACGACGATGAGATTTTGGCTTATGGTTGCGACGCTGTTATCAATAAACCATTCGACCTTATCGAATTGATAGCTAAGGTGAATGAGCTGGTTTATTAA
- a CDS encoding DUF922 domain-containing protein — MCINHLKFLLFLFVNILFWGGAKAQTANNTITLHDEKLNFTPREFYIAGVADERSDKDAVATLVYKEGGIFKTRSADLKSGAVNAIKLFIGHNLDQKTDLRPVIITLHDLKLMETTSGAGAINGRLTIAISFGLQKDYGVLDLVEYKGGVRYTRPYGQAELPETILRHGIEDALKWFNNWIEEYAHKDIRLAKAVKVRFSDYTERPEGDTIYYSVNRPLTWDDFKDRPRAGVFDAEIFAGLGYGEHINVVKGVIDVEVVTKVYMPKSGSWVKSGALDDYSLNHEQRHFDIAKIVGEHFRKKIEAMTLLPDNYEGLINMEYLETLRELTRMQNQYDHDTHHGNDRQAQADWNARIDKELKELGVK, encoded by the coding sequence ATGTGCATTAACCACCTAAAATTTCTATTGTTTTTATTTGTTAATATTTTGTTTTGGGGTGGCGCTAAAGCGCAAACAGCGAACAATACCATTACCCTTCACGACGAAAAATTAAATTTCACCCCGCGCGAATTTTATATCGCCGGGGTGGCTGATGAGCGTTCGGATAAAGATGCGGTGGCTACGCTTGTTTATAAAGAGGGCGGGATATTCAAAACCAGGTCCGCCGATCTGAAAAGCGGAGCAGTTAATGCTATTAAACTGTTTATCGGCCACAACCTGGACCAAAAAACAGATCTGAGGCCGGTAATTATTACCCTGCACGATCTTAAGCTTATGGAAACAACCTCCGGCGCCGGAGCCATAAACGGGCGCCTTACGATAGCGATCTCCTTCGGGCTGCAGAAGGACTATGGCGTTTTGGACTTGGTTGAATATAAAGGCGGCGTACGTTATACGCGTCCCTACGGCCAAGCCGAACTGCCCGAAACCATATTAAGGCATGGCATTGAGGATGCACTTAAATGGTTTAATAACTGGATAGAGGAATATGCCCATAAAGATATCAGGCTGGCGAAGGCTGTGAAGGTCAGGTTTTCAGATTATACTGAACGTCCGGAAGGCGATACTATTTACTACTCCGTAAACCGGCCGCTTACCTGGGACGACTTTAAGGACAGGCCCCGCGCCGGCGTTTTTGATGCGGAGATATTTGCCGGCCTTGGATACGGCGAACATATAAACGTTGTAAAAGGCGTTATCGATGTTGAAGTAGTAACAAAAGTGTATATGCCTAAAAGCGGCAGTTGGGTAAAAAGCGGCGCATTGGACGATTATTCGCTAAATCATGAGCAAAGACACTTTGATATCGCCAAAATAGTCGGGGAACATTTCAGGAAGAAGATAGAAGCGATGACGCTGTTGCCCGACAATTATGAAGGCCTGATAAATATGGAATACCTGGAGACATTGCGTGAACTAACACGAATGCAAAACCAATATGACCACGATACTCACCACGGTAACGATCGCCAGGCACAGGCCGATTGGAACGCCCGCATTGATAAAGAACTAAAAGAGTTAGGGGTTAAATGA
- a CDS encoding response regulator transcription factor — protein sequence MRRILAVDDNEDILDIMKLILEDCGYEVETLTDGNAIFDAIKQIHPDLILLDVMLGNADGRELCKEIKARAEMQDIPVILVSASHQVAERFALNSGAPDDFLAKPFDINDLLAKVEHNMAAA from the coding sequence ATGCGTAGGATTTTAGCAGTTGACGACAACGAAGATATACTGGATATCATGAAGCTTATACTGGAAGATTGTGGTTACGAGGTAGAAACACTTACAGACGGTAATGCTATTTTTGATGCTATAAAACAAATTCATCCCGACCTTATCTTGCTTGATGTAATGCTTGGGAATGCCGACGGGCGCGAATTATGTAAAGAAATAAAAGCCAGGGCAGAAATGCAGGACATACCCGTTATCCTGGTTTCGGCAAGCCACCAGGTTGCAGAGCGTTTCGCGCTGAACAGCGGGGCGCCTGATGATTTCCTGGCGAAGCCTTTTGATATTAACGATCTGCTTGCCAAGGTTGAACATAACATGGCGGCTGCTTAG
- a CDS encoding TonB-dependent receptor produces MKFRYIYALLALVMVFFLAPANAQNKTSKKNTKTTKKAPAKKPAAKPAATTAKTTAQDTTQKGKQQSGGSLSEEIIVTTNYKPVLADAVKIRLNPDLSDKTPFKAPLTYVTLDKRLERNTDIRQLDPMKMPPEVDSVPSNNYARLGVGNLKTTYGELYVNNGKDEALQIGAFAKHLAQSGSINKQNEMRDEIGGFVKGITDDNTFSARVNYKRRGTYFYGFDELNPPGAFTPQKQHFSTLSGEAEITKNFKDEPNAFTYAVKVDGYKWNDAFQASENNLVLTGFINETVKQFYAGLNASLDLGTQKDSLYSYSNSLVRLNPYLKFQGDFYKIDAGLNLVREFGFSSRPFVFPAVRLELQVIPKYLRLFGEARGDVNKASLRDFSDENPFIGQNITIINSVDKLDLSLGLKGTIAPGLGFKATVFRNSVKNLPMFANTTFTGTNNKFSVIYDGGNSKISGFNGELDFRASEDFDLFGRVEFKNYELTTEAEAWNLPKFKLTTGATVHITKQLTVNGTLYYRGSTFDRTYTAPLTLGDPPVVNVVTIKGFADLNGGVEYKINNRISIFGQVNNILNSTNQVWLYYPSYGFNIFGGVGFHF; encoded by the coding sequence ATGAAATTCAGATATATATACGCGCTTCTTGCCTTAGTAATGGTGTTTTTCCTTGCTCCTGCTAACGCACAGAACAAAACATCTAAAAAGAATACAAAAACAACAAAAAAAGCACCGGCGAAAAAGCCGGCAGCTAAGCCTGCAGCAACCACAGCAAAGACTACCGCGCAGGATACCACCCAAAAAGGTAAGCAGCAAAGCGGGGGCAGCTTGTCGGAAGAGATCATTGTGACGACGAATTACAAGCCGGTATTGGCCGATGCGGTTAAAATACGCCTTAACCCCGACCTGTCCGACAAGACGCCTTTTAAAGCGCCGCTTACTTATGTGACACTCGATAAACGTTTAGAACGCAACACCGATATCCGCCAGCTTGATCCGATGAAAATGCCGCCCGAGGTTGACTCGGTACCTTCCAATAATTATGCGAGGCTGGGCGTGGGCAACCTCAAAACGACCTACGGCGAACTTTATGTGAACAATGGCAAGGACGAGGCTTTGCAGATAGGCGCATTTGCCAAACACCTGGCGCAAAGTGGTTCCATCAATAAACAAAACGAAATGCGCGACGAGATAGGTGGTTTTGTTAAGGGGATAACGGATGATAACACCTTTAGTGCAAGGGTTAATTACAAACGCAGGGGTACGTATTTCTACGGTTTTGACGAACTTAATCCCCCGGGTGCATTTACACCGCAGAAACAGCATTTCAGCACCCTGAGCGGCGAGGCCGAGATCACTAAAAACTTTAAGGATGAACCCAATGCCTTTACTTACGCGGTGAAGGTTGACGGTTATAAATGGAACGACGCTTTCCAGGCCAGCGAAAACAACCTGGTATTGACCGGGTTCATCAACGAAACCGTAAAACAGTTCTATGCCGGGTTGAATGCCTCGCTCGACCTCGGCACCCAAAAGGATAGCCTTTACTCGTACAGCAACAGCCTCGTGCGGTTGAACCCGTACCTGAAGTTCCAGGGAGATTTTTATAAGATCGATGCCGGTCTGAACCTGGTACGCGAGTTCGGGTTTTCTTCACGTCCGTTTGTTTTCCCTGCCGTGAGGCTCGAATTGCAGGTAATACCTAAGTATTTGCGGTTATTCGGCGAGGCCAGGGGCGACGTTAACAAAGCATCCCTGCGCGACTTTTCAGACGAAAATCCGTTCATCGGTCAAAATATAACCATTATCAACTCTGTCGACAAACTGGACCTGAGTTTAGGTTTAAAAGGAACTATAGCACCCGGACTGGGCTTTAAGGCCACCGTATTCCGTAACAGTGTGAAAAACCTGCCGATGTTTGCCAATACCACATTTACCGGCACAAATAATAAATTCTCGGTTATTTATGATGGCGGCAATTCGAAGATAAGTGGTTTTAACGGCGAACTGGACTTCAGGGCATCAGAAGATTTCGACCTTTTTGGCCGTGTTGAGTTTAAAAATTACGAACTGACCACCGAGGCAGAGGCATGGAACCTGCCTAAGTTCAAGCTGACGACCGGGGCAACGGTACATATCACTAAACAGCTGACAGTGAACGGCACCTTATATTACCGCGGCAGCACGTTCGACCGTACTTATACTGCGCCGTTAACGCTTGGCGATCCGCCGGTCGTAAACGTGGTAACTATAAAAGGCTTTGCCGATCTGAACGGCGGCGTAGAGTATAAGATCAACAACCGCATATCGATATTCGGGCAGGTGAATAACATCTTAAATTCAACAAATCAGGTTTGGCTATACTATCCTAGCTACGGATTTAATATATTTGGCGGTGTCGGGTTTCATTTTTAA
- a CDS encoding GNAT family N-acetyltransferase, with translation MIIACGGWSKRNTLFGGDQFKAEADPLLDPSKDAARVRAFFVHPGKARKGVGKLLINACEQAAVENGFNRMEMGATLPGVPFYAKMGYAELEHIKLPLPDGEIMGIVRMVKDLRQPR, from the coding sequence ATGATCATTGCATGCGGCGGATGGAGCAAGCGTAACACCCTTTTTGGCGGCGACCAGTTTAAAGCCGAAGCCGATCCGCTGTTGGACCCCTCAAAAGATGCTGCGCGGGTACGTGCCTTTTTTGTACATCCCGGCAAAGCACGCAAAGGCGTTGGTAAGTTACTCATCAATGCCTGCGAACAGGCCGCCGTCGAAAACGGGTTCAACAGGATGGAAATGGGTGCTACCTTACCGGGTGTCCCTTTTTACGCAAAAATGGGTTATGCTGAATTGGAGCACATTAAACTCCCGCTACCCGATGGTGAAATAATGGGCATTGTACGAATGGTAAAAGATTTAAGACAACCCCGATAA
- a CDS encoding tetratricopeptide repeat protein has product MSQLKYVYLFFLILFTVTASAQQDPSYQIYRTYHTALDLMSKGKYVAAAEQFRLVERPRLETTTQPKYESQLSLVKEDAQYYEAFCALQLGNDDAESLFMKFIKDHPENPLTKLAYFDIGKFYFKQGKFEESLKWFDKVSAGELSGSENVEYKFRKGYAYFETKDFAKAQPLFSEVKNTNSPFTVDATYYFAYIAYLNKDYHLALVNFERIKTSKKYQDSYPYYITAVYFLDRRYNDVINYAVPILKTTHQQHETQMLDIVAASYFAIADYKNSVVYYDRFAQQDKGKTQNTQDSYQMGYANYKIGNYTKAARELVKLVDQNDIYSQNGNYTLGNVFLKLNNKQSARNAFFVSSKMSFDPQLQEDALYEYAKLSYELDFNTQALDATKLYLKNYPRSARTDEMKTLLGEELLNSHNYKEAVEILEPIPNKSASAKTAYQKVTYYRGLEFYNERAFENAIGIFLRSLKYPMDKKIQAQTVYWMAEAMYEVRKYSESVTNFERFLDMDAASDLPNFNYANYGLGYAAFGAEQYRKAATYFEKFLRGGETDKNTINDAVTRLADSYFVLKSYAQAREYYDRIINQHSKGEDYALFQRGMIQGLQGNPDAKIGTLGDVLNQFPNSDYADDASFEIAYTYFLKGDGTTAKADLLAMIDKYPRSSYIPRALVTMGLIDYNAGNDDLAIVSFKKVIADYASTDEAKQALKQIEKIYTDKGDAQTFIAYAATTPIGNYTASEQEGIMFNAANSLYLRGDAAGTVQAVSAYFDKFPTKPIYEKQARFIRAESLVALGKPNDAVADYNVILNDWTSAYTEKSLISMAKLYIAQKRYNDAIVYLKKLETTSEYKADYSFAINNLLLCYAQMNAPDDALKYAKLIRDYEKSSQEDKFKTGLYAGLAYLQKGDTTSAVKEFEYTVANTKTIDAAEAKYNIANIEYRKHQYKTSQKTCFDLVKELPNYDYWVAKTFMLLADDYVALKDDFQAKATLQSIIDNYKGNDDILPAARQKLDAISPGGKRKAKPDTDQKTAPDTTNDAKPDTTNQKDN; this is encoded by the coding sequence ATGAGCCAATTGAAATACGTTTACCTGTTTTTCCTGATACTTTTTACTGTTACCGCCAGCGCCCAGCAAGACCCATCATACCAGATATACCGCACTTATCATACCGCACTCGACCTGATGAGCAAAGGTAAGTATGTTGCCGCTGCCGAACAATTCCGCCTGGTGGAAAGGCCGCGTTTGGAAACAACGACACAGCCAAAATACGAATCGCAGTTATCGCTGGTAAAAGAGGATGCGCAATATTACGAGGCTTTTTGTGCATTGCAGTTAGGTAACGATGATGCCGAGAGCCTTTTTATGAAATTTATTAAGGACCATCCCGAGAACCCGCTTACCAAGCTGGCTTATTTTGATATCGGCAAATTTTACTTTAAACAGGGTAAATTCGAGGAATCGCTCAAATGGTTTGATAAAGTTTCGGCAGGCGAACTTAGTGGTAGCGAGAACGTGGAATATAAATTCCGGAAAGGGTATGCCTATTTTGAAACGAAGGATTTCGCGAAGGCGCAGCCACTGTTCAGCGAGGTGAAAAACACCAATTCGCCGTTTACTGTCGACGCAACTTACTATTTTGCCTATATCGCATACCTGAATAAGGATTATCACCTGGCGCTGGTGAATTTTGAACGGATAAAAACATCAAAAAAATACCAGGATAGCTATCCTTATTATATAACCGCTGTTTATTTCCTGGACAGGCGTTACAATGATGTCATAAACTACGCCGTACCGATACTGAAAACCACGCACCAGCAGCACGAGACCCAAATGCTGGATATTGTTGCGGCTTCCTACTTCGCGATAGCCGATTATAAAAACTCGGTTGTTTATTACGATCGTTTTGCCCAGCAGGACAAAGGCAAAACCCAAAACACACAGGACAGTTACCAGATGGGTTATGCCAATTATAAGATCGGCAATTATACCAAAGCTGCCCGCGAACTGGTTAAGCTGGTTGACCAGAACGACATTTACAGCCAAAACGGTAATTATACGCTTGGTAATGTATTCCTGAAACTCAATAACAAACAAAGTGCGCGCAATGCTTTCTTCGTTTCTTCGAAAATGAGTTTTGATCCGCAATTGCAGGAGGATGCTTTGTATGAATACGCCAAGCTGTCGTACGAGCTTGACTTTAACACCCAGGCGCTGGATGCTACCAAATTGTACCTGAAAAACTATCCCCGCTCGGCCAGGACCGACGAAATGAAGACCCTATTGGGTGAGGAACTGTTGAATTCACATAACTATAAGGAAGCCGTAGAAATACTGGAGCCGATACCGAATAAGTCGGCAAGCGCAAAGACAGCCTACCAGAAGGTGACCTACTACCGCGGACTGGAGTTTTATAACGAAAGGGCCTTTGAAAATGCAATAGGTATTTTCCTGCGATCGCTCAAGTACCCGATGGACAAAAAAATTCAGGCCCAAACTGTTTACTGGATGGCAGAGGCCATGTACGAAGTACGCAAATACAGCGAATCGGTTACCAATTTCGAGCGCTTTTTGGATATGGATGCTGCCAGCGACCTGCCAAATTTTAATTACGCAAATTACGGACTGGGTTATGCAGCTTTTGGTGCGGAACAATATCGTAAAGCAGCTACCTATTTTGAAAAGTTCCTTAGAGGCGGCGAAACCGATAAGAATACCATTAACGACGCTGTTACCCGGCTGGCCGATAGCTATTTTGTATTGAAAAGCTACGCGCAAGCCCGCGAATATTACGACCGGATAATAAATCAGCACAGCAAAGGCGAAGATTATGCCTTGTTTCAGCGTGGCATGATACAGGGTTTGCAGGGAAATCCCGACGCCAAGATCGGTACCCTGGGCGATGTGTTGAACCAGTTCCCTAATTCGGATTATGCAGACGATGCTTCGTTCGAGATAGCATACACTTATTTCCTGAAGGGCGACGGGACTACCGCCAAAGCCGACCTGCTTGCCATGATAGATAAATACCCGCGAAGCAGTTATATACCGAGGGCGTTGGTGACCATGGGCCTGATAGATTATAATGCAGGTAACGATGATCTGGCCATTGTATCGTTTAAAAAGGTGATAGCCGATTACGCATCTACCGACGAAGCCAAACAGGCGCTAAAGCAAATTGAAAAGATATATACCGATAAAGGTGATGCCCAAACATTTATAGCTTATGCCGCTACCACGCCTATCGGCAATTATACAGCATCGGAACAGGAAGGAATTATGTTTAATGCGGCAAACAGCTTGTACCTGCGCGGCGATGCAGCCGGCACCGTGCAAGCCGTAAGCGCTTATTTCGATAAATTCCCGACCAAGCCGATCTATGAGAAACAGGCAAGATTTATCCGTGCCGAGAGTTTAGTGGCTTTAGGCAAACCTAACGATGCGGTTGCTGATTATAACGTTATACTGAACGACTGGACCAGCGCTTATACCGAAAAATCGCTAATCAGCATGGCTAAACTATATATCGCGCAAAAACGATACAACGATGCCATAGTTTACCTGAAAAAACTGGAAACAACCTCGGAATATAAAGCAGATTATTCTTTTGCCATCAACAACCTTTTATTGTGCTACGCGCAGATGAACGCGCCGGACGACGCTTTAAAATACGCCAAGTTAATACGGGATTACGAGAAATCATCGCAGGAAGACAAGTTCAAAACAGGTTTATATGCCGGGTTGGCTTACCTGCAAAAGGGTGATACAACATCCGCAGTAAAAGAGTTTGAATATACTGTGGCCAACACCAAAACAATCGATGCCGCAGAAGCAAAATATAATATTGCCAATATCGAGTACCGCAAGCATCAGTATAAAACATCGCAAAAAACATGCTTCGACCTGGTAAAGGAATTGCCAAACTACGATTACTGGGTGGCAAAAACCTTCATGTTGCTTGCTGACGATTATGTAGCGCTGAAAGACGATTTCCAGGCCAAGGCTACCTTACAAAGTATCATTGACAATTATAAAGGTAACGACGATATCCTGCCGGCGGCCAGGCAAAAGCTTGACGCCATAAGCCCGGGAGGAAAACGGAAAGCGAAACCGGATACGGATCAAAAAACAGCGCCCGATACGACGAACGATGCCAAACCCGATACAACTAACCAGAAGGACAACTAA
- a CDS encoding CBS domain-containing protein — protein sequence MKKVSDILARKGGGAITIDAETSVLDALRLMDDKNIGSVIVTENGEYLGLLTERDYARKVILRGKSSDETTVREIMTTDLPHIIPDNSVETCMHIMSENNIRYLPVFRNDKLCGIISINDLVTETILTHLETIEHLKSYIHS from the coding sequence ATGAAAAAAGTTTCGGATATACTCGCCCGTAAGGGAGGGGGCGCTATTACGATTGATGCTGAGACCTCAGTATTAGATGCACTGCGCCTGATGGACGATAAGAACATAGGATCGGTAATTGTTACCGAGAACGGTGAATATCTTGGCTTACTGACAGAACGTGATTATGCCCGTAAAGTGATACTGAGAGGCAAATCATCCGACGAAACCACCGTACGCGAGATCATGACTACAGATCTGCCCCATATTATACCTGATAACTCGGTGGAGACCTGCATGCACATTATGAGCGAGAATAATATCCGTTATCTACCTGTTTTCAGGAATGATAAACTATGCGGAATTATATCGATCAACGACCTGGTAACTGAGACCATATTGACACACCTCGAAACCATCGAGCATTTAAAGAGCTATATCCACTCCTGA